Part of the Microcoleus sp. AS-A8 genome, TTTGCCAACCCGAACATCCGCTTGTTGTCTTTCTAGATGACTTGCAGTGGGCCGATTTATCTTCTCTCAAGCTCATTGAGCTAATCGTGACCGATCCGGATAGCCAATATATGCTGCTAATTGGGGCATATCGAGACAATGAGGTCAGTGCCACTCATCCCTTAATTCATACATTGGAGCAAATTCAACAGGCTGGAGCGGTTATAAATAACATCATTCTCCAGCCGTTGAATATTGTTCATGTTAGCCAATTAGTCGCTGATACTCTCCACAGTGCTGCTGCCCAAGCTAAGCCACTAGCTGATTTAGTTTTCAAGAAAACACAAGGTAATCCTTTCTTTTTAACTCAGCTACTCAAATCACTTCATCAGGAAGACCTCCTGACATTTAATTTCAGTCAAGGTTGCTGGCAGTGGGATATCGATGTTCTTCAAGGCATTGATATCACTGAGAATGTTGTCGAACTGATGGTCAGTCAAATTCAAAAGCTGTCCCCCAAGACGCAGAATGTCCTAAAGTTAGCCGCCTGCATTGGGGACAAATTTACGTTAGATGTTTTAGCCATTGTCAATGAAAAATCTCAGTCAGAGACAGCAACGGATTTGTGGGTTGCCTTACAAGCAGAGCTGATTTTACCGCTTTCGGAGGCTTATAAAACTCCGATGGTGTTTGACATAGAACCCTCAACCGCTTTGCAAGTTGAGCCGTTAAGCGTTGGCTACAAGTTTTTGCACGATCGCGTCCAACAAGCCGCTTATTGTCTCATTCCAGATTCACAGAAGAAAGAAACTCACCTCAAAATCGGTCAGTTGCTTCTACAAAATACGACGCCTGAAGAACAAAAAGAAAATATCTTCGCGTTGGTGAATCAACTGAATTACGGCACCGACTTACTTACCTTAGAGTCGGAACGATATAAGCTGGCTGAACTTAATCTTATGGCAGGTCAGAAAGCGAAAGCAGCGACAGCGTATGAATCTGCTATCCGCTACCTGAAGGTTGCTTTGGGGTTATTGGCAGTAAATAGCTGGCAAAGTCAGTACGAGCTAACACTAGCACTTTATGAATCAGCGGTAGAAACAGCGTACCTGAACTGCGATTTTGAGCAGATGGAGAAATGGGCAACAGTTGTCCTGCAACAGGCAAAAACCCCTATCGACAAAATGAAAGTTTATGAGGTGAAAATCCAAGCCTACATGGCGCAAGTTAAACAGCTAGAAGCTGTCAAGATGGGATTGCAAGCGCTGGAAAAATTGGGGGTAAGGTTGCCAGAGGTGCCCAGCGCCTCAGATATTGAGCAAATACTAGCTAAAACAGCGGCTAATTTAACGGGTAAGAATGTAGAAGACTTGATTAACTTACCGTTAATGACGGAGGTAGAGAAGGTGGCAGCTACACGGATGCTAGCGAATATGGGGTCTCCTACCTATCAAGCAGCACCTGCACTGTTTCCGTTCGTTGTATGCGAACAAGTGAATTTATCGATCAACTATGGCAATACACCTGCTTCAGCCTATGGTTATGCTTGTTACGGTCTCATGTCAAACGGGATACTTCAAGATGTTGAATTGGCTTATCAATTTGGCAAGTTAGCTTTAAACCTAGTAGAACGATTCAATGCCTTACAACTCAAAGCGAGCGTATATTTTGTGGCAGTGTCATCAACGATTCATGGAAAAGCTCATGTTAAGGAGACGTTGCCACTTTTACTAGAAGGATACCAAAGCGGGCTGGAAAACGGACATTTTGAATATAGTGGCTATGCTGCTATGCAAAGGTGCCAACATTTCTATTTCATGGGGCAGGAACTGCCAAGAGTTGAACGAGAAATGGCAACAATCAGTGATAGCCTTGCTCAACTCAAGCAAGAAAACGCCTTGAGCTGGAATCAAATCTTTCAGCAGTCTGTCCTTTCCTTGCTCGATGCCGCTGAAAATCCGTGCTGCTTACTCGGTGAAGCTTACAATGAGGAGAAATCATTGCCGCTTCTTAAGGAAGCCAACGATAGAACTGGGCTTCACTACTTTTATATAAACAAACTTATTCTTTGTTATTTATTTGGAGAATACCAGCAAGCCGTAGAAAATGCAGCTCAAGCCGAACACTATTTAGATGGCGTAAACGCGTTCCTAGTTGTTCAAATCTTTCATTTCTATGATTCTTTAGTACAACTTGCGCTCTACCCAACAGCGTCACCCTCACAGCAAGAACATCTCTTGAGTAAAGTGACGAGTAATCAGGAAAAAATGCAAAGATGGGCAGACCATGCTCCGATGAATTTTCAGCATAAGTACGAGCTTGTGGAGGCAGAGAAAGCACGGGTATTGGGGCAATATTGGCAAGCAACAGAGTATTACGATCGCGCGATCGCAGGAGCCAGAGAGCATGGATACATCCAAGAAGAAGCTCTAGCCAATGAACTAGCGGCAGAATTTTATTTCTCGCTTGGTAGGGAGAAGTTTGCTCAAATTTATCTGACTGAATCCTATTATGGATATGCTCGGTGGGGAGCAACAGCGAAACTAAAACAGTTAGAAGGAAAATATACAAATTTTTTATCTCGGAGAGCTAACCAAGAAACTCCCAGTAAGGAAGGAGCGCGAAGAACAGTATCAACAACTGATAATACTGCATCTCTAGATTTAGATACAGTTCTCAAGGCATCACAAGCTCTGTCTGGCGAGATTGTTCTCGAAGAATTACTGGTTAAGTTAATGAAGATTGTAATTGAGAATGCTGGTGCTGAAACTGGATTCTTAATTTTAGAAAAGTCAGGTGAATTGCTCATAGAGGCTCAAGGAACTACCGAAAAAACTGAGGTTATGGTACTGCAATCGCTACCATTAGCTACTAGCCAGCAATTACCTGTCTCTATCATTAAGTATGTAGAGAGAACTCATGAAGACGTTATTTTAAAGGATGCATCCTCTACAGGAATTTTCACAACTGATACTTATATCATTAACAAAGAAACAAAATCGGTTTTATGTACGCCACTGATTCACCAAGGTAAGCTTGTAGGTATTCTTTATCTAGAAAATAATTTAACGACTGGAGCCTTTACTTCCAATCACCTAGAATTACTAAAGCTTTTATCATCTCAAGCGGCGATATCAATAGAGAATGCGCGTCTTTATAAAGACTTAGAAGCAGCCAATAAAAGCTTAGAAAGCAAAGTCCAACAGCGCACGCTAGAGTTGCAACAAGAAATTAGCGATCGCAAACGCGCAGAGGAAGTGGCTGACGCTGCCAACCGAGCCAAGAGTGAATTTTTGGCAAACATGAGCCATGAACTCCGAACTCCCCTGAATGGCATTTTAGGCTATACCCAAATCCTGAATAAGGACAACACGCTCACAGACTTACAAAAGAGTGGTGTTAATACCATCCATCGCTGTGGCGAACATCTGCTGATGTTGATTAACGATGTTTTGGACTTGTCCAAAATCGAAGCTCGAAGAATGGAACTCTACCTGAACAATTTCCAACTTCGAGACTTTCTGGAAGGGATTGTTGCAATCTGTCGAATCCGGGCAGAGCAAAAAGGAGTTTTGTTTACTTATAAAGTGCTTTCGTCACTTCCCCGATTAATTCGGGCAGATGAGAAACGGTTGCGGCAAGTTCTGATTAATCTACTGAGCAATGCGGTTAAATTTACCGAAAA contains:
- a CDS encoding AAA family ATPase; translation: MNIAGYTVLDVIYEGINTVIYRAAKEPEHTCVIIKTLKAEYPTIEELTKLRHEFKILQPLDIDGILKPIALESYQNGLALILPDFKGEALTSFFSAQALELSKFLQIGIHLASTLAQLHQNNIIHKDIKPHNILIDSTTGKVNIIDFSIASRLSRENKTVNNSSSLVHEVSSTVGVPQDIGVGTLAYMAPEQTGRMNRAIDYRTDFYALGVTFYEMLTSQLPCQATDDPLAMVHCHIAKTPTPPQELNPAIPLAVSDIVMKLLAKTAEDRYQSALGLKADLEVCLRVLQTSGEVAHFKVGELDLFSQFSIPQKLYGREQEVGLLMDTFDRVSSGRTEMMLVSGYSGIGKSSLVNEVHKPIVRQRGYFISGKFDQFKRNIPYASIIQAFQDLMRQLLTESDDKVAIWKSKLLEALGSNGQVIIDVIPEVERIIGLQPAVPQLGASESQNRFNRVFQQFIHVFCQPEHPLVVFLDDLQWADLSSLKLIELIVTDPDSQYMLLIGAYRDNEVSATHPLIHTLEQIQQAGAVINNIILQPLNIVHVSQLVADTLHSAAAQAKPLADLVFKKTQGNPFFLTQLLKSLHQEDLLTFNFSQGCWQWDIDVLQGIDITENVVELMVSQIQKLSPKTQNVLKLAACIGDKFTLDVLAIVNEKSQSETATDLWVALQAELILPLSEAYKTPMVFDIEPSTALQVEPLSVGYKFLHDRVQQAAYCLIPDSQKKETHLKIGQLLLQNTTPEEQKENIFALVNQLNYGTDLLTLESERYKLAELNLMAGQKAKAATAYESAIRYLKVALGLLAVNSWQSQYELTLALYESAVETAYLNCDFEQMEKWATVVLQQAKTPIDKMKVYEVKIQAYMAQVKQLEAVKMGLQALEKLGVRLPEVPSASDIEQILAKTAANLTGKNVEDLINLPLMTEVEKVAATRMLANMGSPTYQAAPALFPFVVCEQVNLSINYGNTPASAYGYACYGLMSNGILQDVELAYQFGKLALNLVERFNALQLKASVYFVAVSSTIHGKAHVKETLPLLLEGYQSGLENGHFEYSGYAAMQRCQHFYFMGQELPRVEREMATISDSLAQLKQENALSWNQIFQQSVLSLLDAAENPCCLLGEAYNEEKSLPLLKEANDRTGLHYFYINKLILCYLFGEYQQAVENAAQAEHYLDGVNAFLVVQIFHFYDSLVQLALYPTASPSQQEHLLSKVTSNQEKMQRWADHAPMNFQHKYELVEAEKARVLGQYWQATEYYDRAIAGAREHGYIQEEALANELAAEFYFSLGREKFAQIYLTESYYGYARWGATAKLKQLEGKYTNFLSRRANQETPSKEGARRTVSTTDNTASLDLDTVLKASQALSGEIVLEELLVKLMKIVIENAGAETGFLILEKSGELLIEAQGTTEKTEVMVLQSLPLATSQQLPVSIIKYVERTHEDVILKDASSTGIFTTDTYIINKETKSVLCTPLIHQGKLVGILYLENNLTTGAFTSNHLELLKLLSSQAAISIENARLYKDLEAANKSLESKVQQRTLELQQEISDRKRAEEVADAANRAKSEFLANMSHELRTPLNGILGYTQILNKDNTLTDLQKSGVNTIHRCGEHLLMLINDVLDLSKIEARRMELYLNNFQLRDFLEGIVAICRIRAEQKGVLFTYKVLSSLPRLIRADEKRLRQVLINLLSNAVKFTENGEVTFKVGYVDNFEGSALTQNSKSLRGASPYSEKVPNTDALHTQNSSKLRFQVEDTGVGITQEHLQEIFLPFRQVGDRYRQIEGTGLGLAISRQLVQLMGSDINVQSTPGKGTIFWVDLDLAEVDCPSDIASPDRRCVRGFKGCKRTILVVDDREENRLVLINLLQPLGFEVIEAIDGRDALHKAHQFRPDAILMDLVMPVMDGFEATRQIRMSPSLQQTVIIATSASAFDMDREQSREVGCHDFLPKPIHEAELLERLSLHLKLEWIYEESSAERKDSVQPTLLEGQSPPAPNTQDASPLIAPPAEEIAALLNLAMMGDLQAIAERAATLETLDPQLIPFATHLRQLAKGFKARQIREFIKQFQRSE